Proteins found in one Chthonomonadales bacterium genomic segment:
- the ftsZ gene encoding cell division protein FtsZ, whose amino-acid sequence MAGVTSGRFQQEPYGANIKVIGVGGGGTNAVNRMIESGLNGVEFIAMNTDRQVLNISLASVKMQLGENLTRGLGAGGNPEIGRSAAEESKSEIKKAMEGADMVFITAGMGGGTGTGAAPVIAEIARDIGALTVAVVTKPFNFEGPRRMRTAEEGVDNLKAKVDTVIIVPNDKLLSVGDKRMTLVEAFKVADDVLRQGVQGISDIITIPGLINVDFADVKATMENAGTALMGIGTASGESRAIEAAQAAISSPLLETSVEGALRVLINLTSGPDLTLAEANEAAQLISSMCDLKEANIIVGWVPDPALEGQVRITVLATGFANRPASPTQAVPAQQAAAQPVRRFEAPPMPRQQAPIPAPQASGAAGAQQPEREDQPTVHTADRENLDIPAFLRRR is encoded by the coding sequence ATGGCAGGAGTTACGAGCGGTCGGTTCCAGCAGGAGCCCTACGGAGCCAACATCAAGGTGATCGGAGTGGGAGGCGGCGGCACGAACGCCGTCAACCGCATGATCGAATCCGGGCTGAACGGCGTGGAGTTCATCGCGATGAACACCGATCGCCAGGTACTTAACATCTCTCTTGCCTCGGTGAAGATGCAGCTCGGCGAGAACCTGACGCGCGGACTCGGCGCCGGCGGTAACCCGGAGATTGGCCGCAGCGCGGCCGAGGAGAGCAAGAGCGAGATCAAGAAGGCCATGGAGGGCGCCGACATGGTCTTCATCACGGCCGGCATGGGCGGCGGCACCGGCACGGGCGCCGCGCCCGTGATCGCCGAGATCGCGCGCGACATCGGCGCGCTCACCGTGGCCGTCGTCACCAAGCCCTTCAACTTCGAGGGGCCGCGCCGCATGCGCACGGCCGAGGAGGGCGTCGACAACCTCAAGGCCAAGGTCGACACCGTCATCATCGTGCCGAATGACAAGCTGCTCTCGGTAGGCGACAAGCGCATGACGCTCGTGGAGGCATTTAAGGTGGCCGATGACGTCCTCCGCCAGGGCGTCCAGGGCATCTCAGACATCATCACCATCCCCGGACTCATCAACGTTGACTTCGCCGACGTGAAGGCCACGATGGAGAACGCCGGAACGGCGCTCATGGGCATCGGCACCGCCTCCGGCGAGAGCCGAGCCATCGAGGCCGCCCAGGCGGCTATCTCCAGCCCGTTGCTGGAGACCTCGGTGGAGGGCGCGTTGCGCGTCCTGATCAACCTGACCTCCGGGCCGGACCTCACGCTGGCCGAGGCCAACGAGGCCGCGCAGCTCATCAGCAGCATGTGCGACCTCAAGGAAGCCAACATCATCGTCGGTTGGGTGCCGGACCCCGCGCTCGAGGGCCAGGTGCGCATTACGGTGCTGGCAACGGGCTTCGCGAATCGGCCCGCCTCGCCGACGCAGGCCGTCCCCGCCCAGCAGGCGGCAGCGCAGCCGGTTCGCCGTTTCGAGGCGCCGCCTATGCCGCGCCAGCAGGCCCCGATCCCGGCACCGCAGGCCAGTGGTGCCGCCGGCGCCCAGCAACCGGAGCGCGAGGACCAGCCGACCGTCCACACCGCGGATCGCGAGAACCTGGACATCCCCGCGTTCCTTCGCCGCCGCTAG
- a CDS encoding phosphodiester glycosidase family protein: protein MQRLAALAALSLLSVWPSHLHNDPRNPDVARAAARPAPTARPAGPAAKRRDPIVYVQTTVASVPVKVVYVNLNDPAVKVTAMLAADGSGSTESWSSMITRARPDVAVTGTYFDVATALPVGDIVIDGTLEHFGGRGTALCITADNSATFRKAPLYRHVDWGESELVLRAGPRLVWEGRASVHPRAEGFRDPAVLGRAGRVAVGVTRGGKLVIAVTRRRITLLRLASVMKALGAWNAINLDAGRSMGLYVHGKTVVRPRRRLTNLLLVYTDGRVEAVDRGNTGASAG, encoded by the coding sequence TTGCAGCGGCTTGCCGCTCTGGCCGCCCTGTCGCTACTATCCGTCTGGCCATCCCACCTGCATAACGATCCGCGCAACCCCGACGTCGCGCGAGCGGCGGCACGCCCCGCGCCGACCGCGCGCCCTGCCGGACCCGCGGCGAAGCGCCGCGACCCGATCGTCTACGTTCAGACCACCGTCGCCAGCGTCCCTGTCAAGGTCGTCTACGTCAACCTCAACGACCCGGCCGTCAAGGTGACGGCCATGCTCGCCGCCGATGGGAGCGGCTCGACGGAGTCCTGGAGCAGCATGATCACTCGGGCGCGCCCGGATGTGGCCGTCACCGGCACGTACTTCGACGTGGCAACCGCGCTGCCCGTGGGCGACATCGTCATCGACGGCACACTCGAGCACTTCGGGGGACGCGGTACCGCGCTGTGCATCACCGCTGACAATAGCGCCACCTTCCGCAAGGCGCCGCTCTACCGCCACGTCGATTGGGGCGAGAGCGAGCTCGTGCTCCGCGCCGGTCCACGGCTGGTGTGGGAAGGTCGCGCCAGCGTGCACCCGCGCGCGGAGGGCTTCCGCGATCCCGCCGTCCTCGGGCGGGCCGGTCGCGTGGCCGTCGGCGTCACTCGCGGCGGCAAGCTCGTCATCGCCGTCACGCGCAGGCGCATCACGCTCCTTCGCCTGGCGAGCGTCATGAAAGCGCTCGGCGCCTGGAACGCGATCAACCTGGACGCTGGACGCTCGATGGGCCTGTACGTCCACGGCAAGACGGTGGTCCGCCCGCGTCGCCGGCTGACCAACCTCCTGCTTGTCTACACGGACGGCCGCGTGGAGGCCGTGGACCGCGGGAACACGGGCGCGTCCGCCGGCTGA
- a CDS encoding glycosyltransferase family 4 protein — translation MRIGIDGRALTGRFTGDRTYWRNLVRAHLRAAARDAADGHEYIVYTRLPVPAGELPQSPYLSFRTVPATNNRLWTLLAFPRAMRHDGIDVAHTQYTIPLRAACPVVTTVHDISFRLYPEWFPRKHRVLLNLTVPCSMRRARVVITDSESSRRDILRVYGFEPGHVTAIALAAGPEYRPMPRADAAALVAEHLGLDSPYVVTVGVLQPRKNLPLLLEAFARARMRAEFPHKLVLAGKRGWGCENLAIQAARLQIGDAAVFTDYVADQDLPALYSAADAMAFPSLYEGFGLPPLEAMACGAPTLVSDAPAMPEVVGDGAMILPVMDAYSWGDALAALLKDPAARRTWSARGVARAAAFDWDRTARATRQVYGAATSRQAAAAG, via the coding sequence ATGCGGATCGGGATAGACGGGCGAGCGCTGACCGGGCGGTTCACCGGCGACAGGACCTACTGGCGCAACCTGGTGCGGGCTCACCTCCGCGCCGCGGCGCGCGACGCGGCCGACGGGCACGAGTACATCGTCTACACCCGCCTGCCGGTGCCAGCCGGCGAGCTCCCGCAGTCGCCCTACCTGTCGTTCCGCACGGTGCCCGCAACCAACAACCGCCTCTGGACCCTCCTCGCCTTCCCGCGCGCGATGCGGCACGACGGCATCGACGTCGCGCACACGCAGTACACCATCCCGCTGCGGGCCGCCTGCCCGGTGGTGACCACCGTCCACGACATATCGTTCCGCCTCTACCCGGAGTGGTTCCCGCGCAAGCACAGGGTACTGCTTAACCTGACGGTCCCTTGCTCCATGCGCAGGGCGCGCGTCGTCATCACCGACTCCGAGAGCTCCCGACGGGACATCCTGCGGGTATATGGCTTTGAACCGGGGCATGTCACCGCCATCGCGCTCGCGGCCGGCCCGGAGTATCGCCCGATGCCCCGTGCCGACGCCGCCGCGCTGGTCGCCGAGCACCTCGGGCTCGACAGCCCCTACGTCGTGACCGTCGGCGTGCTCCAGCCGCGCAAGAACCTGCCGCTGCTGCTGGAGGCGTTTGCGCGTGCACGCATGCGGGCCGAGTTCCCGCACAAGCTCGTGCTCGCCGGCAAGCGTGGATGGGGATGCGAGAACCTCGCCATACAGGCCGCCCGACTCCAGATCGGCGACGCGGCCGTCTTCACCGATTACGTGGCCGATCAGGACCTGCCGGCGCTCTACTCGGCGGCCGACGCCATGGCGTTCCCCTCGCTCTACGAGGGCTTCGGCCTGCCCCCGCTCGAGGCGATGGCATGCGGTGCCCCCACGCTCGTCAGCGACGCCCCGGCCATGCCCGAGGTGGTCGGCGACGGAGCGATGATTCTGCCGGTGATGGACGCCTACTCGTGGGGCGATGCGCTGGCCGCCCTGCTCAAGGACCCGGCGGCGCGGCGGACGTGGAGCGCGCGGGGCGTCGCGCGCGCCGCCGCCTTTGACTGGGACCGCACCGCCCGCGCAACCCGCCAGGTCTACGGCGCCGCCACCTCCCGCCAGGCAGCCGCCGCCGGCTAG
- a CDS encoding glycosyltransferase, translating into MACVPQGEGPFLEQAADSRREPSVVMVAPLGARCGIADYVRHLLEALEGHARIAAVVEAAGFRPEHNRCDLVHIQHQYFLFGGVAPWKCRIGRLLRRIERPVVMTAHEFVEPTGGPLRGGAIALTNRLHFGSPAVRRILVHTEWDRARLARFGPHGDRACVVRHGVPTAPALPARDEARRALGLEDRFVMTIFGFLSRRKGHAVAVEALRRMPPDAVLLLAGGRHPDDQTGYVADLEARIDAAGVRERCRVTGYLDEDAVRTVMSATDIVLAPFAESSGSGSLAMAFACRKPILASDIAPHAEIVADTPGALRLAPVANGAAMAAAAAALRDDSAARERLVRGATEYAERHSYDRVAAETAALYRAVRKQGKRCGSG; encoded by the coding sequence ATGGCTTGCGTGCCACAGGGCGAGGGCCCCTTCCTGGAGCAGGCGGCGGACAGCCGCCGCGAGCCGAGCGTCGTCATGGTTGCGCCCCTCGGCGCCCGATGCGGCATCGCCGACTATGTACGCCACCTGCTCGAGGCGCTCGAGGGCCACGCGCGGATCGCCGCCGTCGTCGAAGCCGCCGGGTTCAGGCCGGAGCACAACCGGTGCGACCTCGTCCACATCCAGCATCAGTACTTCCTGTTCGGCGGCGTCGCGCCGTGGAAGTGCCGCATCGGGCGGCTTCTGCGCCGCATCGAACGGCCGGTCGTCATGACCGCCCACGAGTTCGTGGAGCCCACCGGTGGGCCGCTTCGCGGCGGCGCCATCGCGCTCACGAACCGCCTGCATTTCGGGAGCCCGGCCGTACGAAGGATCCTCGTGCATACGGAATGGGACCGTGCCCGCCTGGCGCGCTTCGGTCCCCATGGCGATCGGGCGTGCGTGGTGCGCCACGGCGTGCCCACCGCTCCGGCGCTGCCGGCCCGCGACGAGGCGCGGCGCGCCCTGGGCCTCGAGGACCGGTTCGTGATGACGATCTTCGGGTTCCTGTCGCGGCGCAAGGGGCACGCCGTCGCGGTGGAGGCGCTGCGGCGGATGCCGCCAGACGCGGTGCTGCTGCTGGCGGGCGGGCGCCACCCGGACGATCAGACCGGGTACGTGGCGGATCTGGAGGCCCGCATCGACGCTGCCGGCGTGCGCGAGCGCTGCCGCGTCACGGGCTACCTCGATGAGGATGCCGTAAGGACCGTCATGAGCGCGACCGACATTGTGCTGGCGCCGTTCGCCGAGTCCAGCGGATCGGGTAGTCTGGCTATGGCCTTCGCGTGCCGAAAGCCCATTCTGGCCTCGGACATAGCGCCGCACGCCGAGATCGTGGCGGACACGCCCGGCGCGCTGCGCCTGGCGCCAGTTGCGAACGGCGCAGCGATGGCGGCCGCGGCCGCGGCGCTGCGGGACGACAGCGCCGCGCGCGAGCGGCTGGTGCGGGGCGCGACCGAGTATGCCGAACGCCACTCGTACGACCGGGTGGCCGCGGAGACCGCGGCCTTGTACCGTGCCGTACGGAAGCAGGGGAAGCGATGCGGATCGGGATAG